GCCATGCCCACGATCAAGAGCAAGCCGACGGCGACAGGATACATTCACTCCTCCTGGAGAGATTAAGCAATTAAGACAAAAGACTTCGAATTTAAAGGCCTTTTTTAGGCGGCAGGACCCTGGAGGTCCCGGTCCATGACGGTCTTGCGGCCGTCGTTTTTGGCGTTTTCGATGGCCTGGTCCAAGGCCCGGGTCACCAATTGGGTCAAGGCCTCCATGGTGTTGCCCGAGGTGTTCATTCCGGCCTTGTCCTTGATGTACTTCTTGATTTTCGATGCTACGACGAGCACTTCCGCCATAAAGCCTCCCGCTGGAAAGGTTAATTTTGACGCGGTCTTATGCCGAACTTTTCTTGAAATCAAGCGGAAGTGACATTACATTTCATTTCATGAAAAAACTCCTCGTCGTGCTCGCGGTCTTAATTGGGGCGGTGGTCATCGGCGCCATGTGGTTCGTGGGGGCCCGCAACCGTCTCGTCACCCTGGATGAAAAGGTTCAGCAAAGCTGGGCTCAGGTCGAAAACGTCTATCAAAGGCGGGCCGACTTGATTCCGAACTTGGTCGCCACCGTCAAGGGAGTGGCCAATTTCGAGCAGGAAACCCTCACCAAAGTGGTGGAAGCCCGGGCCCAGGCCACCCAGATCTCGGGCGATGCCCTGAAGAACGCCGTCAACGATCCTCAGGCCTTCGAGAAGTTCCAGGCCAGCCAGGGAGCCCTGTCCTCGGCCCTCTCCCGCTTACTGGTGGTCGTGGAACGTTATCCCGAGCTCAAGGCCAATCAAAATTTCCTCGAGCTCCAAGCCCAGCTCGAGGGCACCGAAAACCGCATTGCGGTCGAGCGGCGCCGCTTCAACGAGACGGCCCAAGAGTTCAACACCGCGGTTCGGCGTTTTCCCGGCTCCTTGGTGGCCTCGCTCGCCGGCTTCCAACCCAAGCCCTATTTCAAGGCCGATCCCGGCGCTCAACAAGCCCCCAAGGTCGATTTCGGCGGGCCGGATACCACGGGCCAGGGGCCATGAGCATTCGGCTGCTGTTTCTCGGGCTCTGCGGCCTGGCTTTGGCCGGCCCGGTTCGGGCCCTCGACCTGCCACCGCCGCCCGATCACTACGTCACCGATCAAGCCGGAATCCTAAGCCCGGCGACCCGGGCCCAACTCGAGGAGGGCTTGGCGGCCTTCGAGCGCGACACTTCCAATCAAGTATTGGTGGTCACCTTTCCCGATTTGGGCGGGTCCTCGATCGAGGATTTCGGCATTCGTCTGAGCGAGCGCTGGCGGCCGGGCCAAAGCGGCCGGGATAATGGCGCCATCCTGATCGTCTCCAAGAGCGACCGCAAGGTCCGCATCGAGGTGGGCTATGGCCTGGAAGGAGCCTTGCCCGACGCGGTGGCGAAATCGATCTTGCAGACGGAGATCCTGCCGCGTTTCAAGGCCGGCGATTTCGATGGCGGGGTGAGGGCCGGGGTCGAGGCCATTCTCAAGGCCACGGCCGGAGAATACAAAGCCGCCAGCTCCCGCGCATTTCCGGCCTGGATCATTATTTTGTTGATCGTCCTCTTCATCCTGGCGATCCTTTTGCTCTTCTTGACCACGCCCTACGGCCTTTACCGCCATGGCTCTTACCGAGGCGGCAGCTGGGGCAGCTCCGGCGGTTGGGGCGGCTACAGTGGCGGCGGTGGAAGCTGGGGTTCGAGCGGGGGTTTTCGCGGCGGAGGCGGCAGCTTTGGCGGCGGCGGGGCTTCCGGAGGTTGGTGAGTATGCATGGCAAATCACCGAGCCGATTTTTCAGCAAGGCCGAAGAGGCCCGGATCGTCGCGGCCATTCAAGCCGCCGAGCAAGAGACTTCGGGTGAGATCCGGATCCATCTGCTGCGCTCCGACCAAGGCGACTTGCTGAACTATGCCCAACAACTTTTGGAGAAGCTGGGCATCACCCGGACCCGCGACCGCAACGGCGTCTTGTTCCTGATGGAGCTGAAGAGCCAACGCTTCGCCGTGGTCGGCGACCGTGGAATTCATGAAAAAGTCGGCCAGGAATTTTGGGATTCGATCCGCGACCGGGTGCTGGAGCGCTTCCGTCACGGTGAATTCGAGCAGGGCCTGATCGAAGGGATTCAAGCTTGCGGCGACAAGATGAAGGAATTTTTTCCGCTACAGGCCGACGATGAAAATGAGCTGACGAATCAGATTACGGAGTCATCCTGAGCGAAGCGAAGGATCTGCGACTGACCAAGTAGCTAAAAGCCCAAGAGCCCCTTCGTCTCTTCCGAATTCCGTTGGATGACACGAAGGGTATTCGACCTTTCAAAGTACCTTGGTGGGTCGCAGATCCTTCGCTTCGCTCAGGATGACTTCTATTCCAAAGTAATTTCGATGCCGTCGACCCGGCTGCTCAGCTCGCCCAGGTAATGCATGGCGCTCAAGGCACCGCTCTTGGCGATGAGGGTCAGCTTTTGGCCCTGGGTCGGGACCACCACGCTGAAATATCCGGGAGCCGAAAGCTGGGTCGAGGCCAGCGGGCCTTTGCTTTCGATCGGGCAATAACCCTTGGCGCAGGGCTCGGAATCGTAAACCGCGACGGTGATGGGGCCGGAGCTTTGGCCGGCGATGGTGCCGCCGATCATGACTTGCTTGGCCGGAGTTTCGGTGCTGACGATGTTGCTGCTATCGTTGACTTGGGGGCTGCCCGAGGTGCGGCCGCTCAAGGAGGAGCCGGCCCAGAATTGGATCAACTCTCCCTCGGTCCATTGGCTTTGGCCGCCGCCGCAAGCCGACAATCCAATCAAGGTGAAAACCGCCGAAATCAATGAAATTTTACGTAGGTTGCCCATATCCATACTCCCAAAAATAACACCAAATCCTCTACCTATCGGGAATTATCGGCTTTTAACGGTTCAGGTTGCTATCGAAGCGGGGGATAGGGTCGGTCCATCGACAGGTCGACACCGGCCACGTCGGCGGCCTCGCTCAAGACCCATTGGTGGGCGATGCGGGCGCCGCCGCCCGAGACGGGCTCGGTGGCCACGATGATCAAATCCTTGGCGCTGACTCCCAACTGGAGGCTGTAGGGGCCCGGCGAGCTCAGCTTTTGCTGGGCCAGCGGCTCCTCGCCGACCACCGGGCAACGGCCGTAGGCGCAGGGCACCGAACGTCGAGCCTCGACCAGGATCTCGCCGCCGGTGAAGTTCTTCGACTTGATGACTCCGCTGACGACGGTGTTTTGGGGGTTGGATTGGTGGAGGCCGACGCCGTTGTACTCGATCACCGGAGCCTCGACCTTGTCTTGGCCCCCCACGCAGGAAGCGATCCAGAGCAGGACGGCCCAGTAGCCGATCAGATGAAGGATTTTTCGCGGCGAGAAAGCTCCCATAAGGGGATTATCGTCAGACCGAGGCCGGGGTTGCCCGGAGACCGGCCGGAGCGAAGATCCGCACCAGGACGATGCCGACTTCGTAGAGCAGGAGCAAGGGCAGGGCCATGAGGATTTGGGAAAGCACGTCGGGGCCCGGCGTCAGCAGGCCGGCGACCAGGAAGATTCCGACCAACACGTATTTCCGGGCCTTGGCCAGCTGGGCGGCGTTGACCAAGCCGAATTTCCCCAGCACCAGCAAAAACAACGGCAGCTCGAAGATGACCCCGAAGGCGATCAACAAGCGGAGGGCGAAGGAAAGGTAATCGCTCATCTTCGGATAAAGCACGATGCCGGTGCCGTCGAGGATGCCGACGACGAAGCGGAAGCCGGTCGGGAAGACGACGAAGTAGCCGAAAAGGGCGCCGCCGGCGAAGAGCAGGCTGCAAACCAGGGCCACCGGGATCACTCCCCGGCGCTCTTCCTTCTTGAGGCCGGGCTTCATGAAGGCCCAAAAGAAATAGAAGATGAAGGGCGAAGCCGCCAGCAAGCCGAAGACCAGCGCCACCTTGAAATAAACGGCGTAGGATTCGAAGGGAGTGGTCGCGATGAAGTGGGAACCTTCGGGCAGCACTTGTTGGAGCGGACCCTGGAGCCAGCGAAAGATTTTGCCGGAAAATCCCAGACAGACCGCCGAGCTCAGGATGACGGCGATGAGGGACTTGATGAAGGCCCAGCGTAGCTCCTCGAGGTGCTCCAGGAATGTCATCGACTTTTCGTTCATGGCTTGGAGACGTTGGAGCCGGGCTTAGAGGATTCTTCCTCGCGGACCTCGCGCTCGACCGTGGTTTTGAGATCCTCGGCGGCGCCCTTC
This DNA window, taken from bacterium, encodes the following:
- a CDS encoding TPM domain-containing protein, with protein sequence MSIRLLFLGLCGLALAGPVRALDLPPPPDHYVTDQAGILSPATRAQLEEGLAAFERDTSNQVLVVTFPDLGGSSIEDFGIRLSERWRPGQSGRDNGAILIVSKSDRKVRIEVGYGLEGALPDAVAKSILQTEILPRFKAGDFDGGVRAGVEAILKATAGEYKAASSRAFPAWIIILLIVLFILAILLLFLTTPYGLYRHGSYRGGSWGSSGGWGGYSGGGGSWGSSGGFRGGGGSFGGGGASGGW
- a CDS encoding TPM domain-containing protein, which gives rise to MHGKSPSRFFSKAEEARIVAAIQAAEQETSGEIRIHLLRSDQGDLLNYAQQLLEKLGITRTRDRNGVLFLMELKSQRFAVVGDRGIHEKVGQEFWDSIRDRVLERFRHGEFEQGLIEGIQACGDKMKEFFPLQADDENELTNQITESS
- the tatC gene encoding twin-arginine translocase subunit TatC — encoded protein: MTFLEHLEELRWAFIKSLIAVILSSAVCLGFSGKIFRWLQGPLQQVLPEGSHFIATTPFESYAVYFKVALVFGLLAASPFIFYFFWAFMKPGLKKEERRGVIPVALVCSLLFAGGALFGYFVVFPTGFRFVVGILDGTGIVLYPKMSDYLSFALRLLIAFGVIFELPLFLLVLGKFGLVNAAQLAKARKYVLVGIFLVAGLLTPGPDVLSQILMALPLLLLYEVGIVLVRIFAPAGLRATPASV
- a CDS encoding LemA family protein, translated to MKKLLVVLAVLIGAVVIGAMWFVGARNRLVTLDEKVQQSWAQVENVYQRRADLIPNLVATVKGVANFEQETLTKVVEARAQATQISGDALKNAVNDPQAFEKFQASQGALSSALSRLLVVVERYPELKANQNFLELQAQLEGTENRIAVERRRFNETAQEFNTAVRRFPGSLVASLAGFQPKPYFKADPGAQQAPKVDFGGPDTTGQGP